Genomic segment of Desulfarculaceae bacterium:
AGCAGGCCCGGCTGCGCTCCGAGGCGCTCTACGCCGCCATGTTCGACCGGGCGGGGGACGCCATCCTGCTCATGGCCGCCGACGGCGAGGAGGCGGGCACCATCCTCGCGGCCAACCAGGCGGCCGCCGTCCTGCATGGCTACGAGGTCTCCGAGCTGATCGGCATGAAGGTCAGCGACCTGGTGGTGGAGCACAAGCCGGGCCGCATGGAGCGCATCCTGTCCGGCGAGTGGGTGCTCGACGAGGTGGAGCACCGCCGCAAGGACGGCAGCACCTTCCCCCTGGAGATCAGCGCCGGGATCGTGGCCCTGGAGGGCGAGCGCTTCATCCTGGCCATGGACCGCGACATAAGCGGGCGCAAGCAGGCCGAGAAGGAGCGCCGCGAGCGCGAGGTGCGCTTCCGGGAGCTGTTCAACAACATGAGCTCCGGGGTGGCCATCTACCGCGTGTCTCCCGACGGGCGCGAGTTCTTCTTCCAGGACATCAACCCCGCCGGCCTGCGCATGGCCGGGCACGCGCTGGAGCAGGTCATCGGGGCCGAGGTGCGTGAGGTCTTCCCCAGGATCAACGACCTGGGCCTGTTGCAGGTGTTTCAGCGGGTGTGGGCCAGCGGCCGGCCGGAGCACCACCCCGCCACGCTCTACGAGGACGAGAACCTTTCGCTGTGGGTGGAAAACTACGTGTGCAAGCTGCCCAGCGGCGAGGTGGTGGCCATTTACGACGACCTGACCCAGATAAGAAAAGAGGAGCAGGAGCGGGCGCGCCTGGAGGGCCAGCTCTTGCAGTCCCAAAAGCTGGAGGCCCTGGGCACCCTGGCCGGGGGCATCGCCCACGACTTCAACAACATTCTGGCCGCTATCATGGGCTACACCGAACTGGCCAGGAGCGAGGTGTCTCCGCGCAGCCGGGCCCTGCCGGACCTGGACCAGGTGCTCGCGGCCAGCGAACGGGCCCGGGTGCTGGTGCGCCAGATACTGTCCTTCGCGCGGCGCAGCCAGGAGCCGCGCTCGCCCATGGGCCTCACCCCGGTGATCCAGGAGACCTTCCGGCTGCTCCGGGCCACGGTGCCCGCCACGGTGGAGATGGTGCTCCACGAGCCCCTGGCCAAGGAGCAGGTGGACGCCGATCCCACCCAGATGCACCAGCTCATCATGAACCTGTGCACCAACGCGGCCCAGGCCATGGAAGACGAGGGCGGGCAGCTGGAGCTGTCCCTGGACCGGGTGGAGCTGGACCGGGAAAGCGCGGCGGGCTACGCGGATCTGGAGGCGGGGTCATATTTGCGCCTGTGCGTGAACGACGACGGCCCGGGCATCCCCCCCGAGATCAAGGGCCGCATCTTCGAGCCCTTCTTCACCACCAAGGAGCCCCACCAGGGCACCGGCATGGGCCTGGCCGTGGTGCACGGCATCGTGGCCGCCCACGGCGGGGCGGTGACGGTGTACAGCGAGCTCGGCCAGGGCACCACCTTCCACGTGTATCTGCCGGTGTACGGCGGGGTGGAACAGGAGAAGGTGCCGGAGGCCCTGCCCATGGAGTTGGGCGGCGACGAACGGATTCTGTTCGTGGACGACGAGCCGGCCCTGGCCGATCTGGGGGCCCGGGTGCTGGGCCATATCGGCTACCGGGTGGAGTCCTTCACCTCGCCCAAGGCGGCCTGGGAGGCCTTTGCCGCCACGCCGGAGGGATTCGACCTGGTAGTGAGCGACTACACCATGCCCAAGATGACCGGCCAGGACCTGGCCGGCAAGATCGCCAACCTGAGCCCCGGCACCCCGGTGATCATCTGCAGCGGCTTCAACCGCCGGATCGACGACCAGTGGCTGGAGCGCCTGGGGGTGAGCGCGGTGCTGAACAAGCCCCTGGTGGTCCGCGAGCTGGCCGAGGCGGTGCGCCGGGCCCTGGACAACAAGCCTAAACCAGCGGAATAAGCCCCACCTACGAGGCGCAACGCGGCTTGGGGGCCTTTCAGGCTTGCGCCTTGGCTGCTTGCTTCCCGCCTTGGCCCCGCTGCTTCCAGAGCAAGCCCGCCAACAGGGCCAGCCCGGCGATGGTCAGGGCGCTGGCCCCGATCATCACCACCCCATAGCCCCAGGCGTCCGAGAGCCAGCCCGCGGCCAGGGCCCCCAGCACCGAGCCCACCGCGGTGGAGGAGTTGTACACCCCCAGGGCGTTGCCCTCGGGCATGGTGGCCAGCTGGGCGGCGTAGGCGGTGCCGGCCACGATCAAGGGCGACCAGGCCACGGGCATGAACACAAACGCCGCCTGGCTCAGCAGCCAGTTGTCCCCGGTGTGCACGTAGGCCAGGAAAGACATGCCCAGCATGGAGACCAGGGTCATGAGGATGCCGATGACCAGCACCGGCCCGTCGCCGATCTTTTCGGCCAGGATTCCGGAAGGGGCGTAGGCGAAGATGCCCAGGGTGGCGGCGATGGCGTAGGACAGGGAGCTCATGCCCGCGTCCACCCCGTAGAGGTCCTTCATCAGCAGGGGATAGAGGTTGTAGACCATCCAGGTGCCTAGCATGGTCAGCACCCAGCTCAGGATGAACAGACCGAAGGGGCCGTCCCATTCCCGGACCAGGCCCTTGATGCCCCGCAGGGACAGACCCAGGCTGTGGTGCAGTGGGTTGTAGGCATGGCGGGGGGTGCGCAGGACGTGGGTCTGGAAAGAGGCGGTGGCGACCTTGCGGCGATCCTTCTCCGGAGGAAGGCCCATGCGCCCCAGGATGTAGCCCGGCACCATCAGGGCGGCGGCCAGGCCCATGCCCCACAGGGGCGCGGCCTGCAAGGCGGCGGCCAGGCCCAGGCCCAGGGCCTGCCCGGTGCCGTAGAAGGTCTGCAACCATCCGATGCGCGGGTCCCATTGCTCCTTGGGCTTGAACTCCACGATGAACATGGCGGCCACGGTGTTGGTGGCCGCCGCGCCGGCCCCCTGCACAAAGGCCAGCACCAGCCAGAAGGCCAGGTTGTGGGTGAGGGCGAAGGCCCCCAGCCCCAGGGCCAAAAGCACGTAGCCCAGGGAGTAGACCAGACGGTGCCAGCCGCCGCGGTCGGTGATCCAACCCCACAGGGGGGCGGTGAGCTGGCCCAGATAGAAGGCGGCCACCACCTCGCCGGCGGCGGAGTTGCTGCCCAGCTTGGCCACGATGAGCGGGATGAGAATGGGGGCCACACCCAGCACGGCCGCCCCCTGGAAGGCGTAGCCGCCGTACCAGCGGTCGCTGTAGGTCTTGATTCCCGAAAGCAAAAGACACTTCCTTGGCCGTGGGGGATAAATGCGGCGGCACGGCCCCCCGAAGGGAACCGTGCCTGCTT
This window contains:
- a CDS encoding MFS transporter — its product is MLSGIKTYSDRWYGGYAFQGAAVLGVAPILIPLIVAKLGSNSAAGEVVAAFYLGQLTAPLWGWITDRGGWHRLVYSLGYVLLALGLGAFALTHNLAFWLVLAFVQGAGAAATNTVAAMFIVEFKPKEQWDPRIGWLQTFYGTGQALGLGLAAALQAAPLWGMGLAAALMVPGYILGRMGLPPEKDRRKVATASFQTHVLRTPRHAYNPLHHSLGLSLRGIKGLVREWDGPFGLFILSWVLTMLGTWMVYNLYPLLMKDLYGVDAGMSSLSYAIAATLGIFAYAPSGILAEKIGDGPVLVIGILMTLVSMLGMSFLAYVHTGDNWLLSQAAFVFMPVAWSPLIVAGTAYAAQLATMPEGNALGVYNSSTAVGSVLGALAAGWLSDAWGYGVVMIGASALTIAGLALLAGLLWKQRGQGGKQAAKAQA
- a CDS encoding PAS domain S-box protein, whose protein sequence is MYSRFKISSRLRWGFVVLLTLLFIVGLLGLYAVNRVSRINRSMYKHPFTVSNATQRLETNSVRMQVFLDQMMAVENPVSQRNVVNRLNAVHRKVEQDLALIAERYLGPRKDVAQARELYARWMGLHDRVSRLVLDGESSQALELLRLKNRPMSKACQAATQVIRQFAFQKADFYIDKSQESLRQAKWMLAAAVVVAVLMAGLLAFWLGRSITRPLSQVAALSEAMASGRPAEPVSYQADDDLGRLAANLRAMLSGLVGEATSLKDHIPAVLWMADLNLMLTFVNPAAAPLAEALAGRPLDQILLQLTVEQVFADQEGLTPLLAADVLAREVERAAEVDFTHNGKSLHLQQVIAPMHDLDGRLTGVMGVGLDISDRRRMERALAESESQFRRAIMSAPLPIMLHAEGGEVVQVNQAWTRLTGYSAEQLDTLEHWLRLAYGEDWAKVDQVVSDLHHNLTGPQRQGEFTIRTADGQQVVWDFSSAPLGNLPDGRRLVLSMATDVTRRKRDEAAIREAEERFRTLVQNVPGAVYRCFHDADWTMIYVSESIEEVTGYPAEDFIGNRVRSYESLIVPEDQARVRAEVEAALEAGRPFTLEYRVNHAGGGQRWIFEKGSEVRGEQGAFFCLDGVLIDITEQKRAEQARLRSEALYAAMFDRAGDAILLMAADGEEAGTILAANQAAAVLHGYEVSELIGMKVSDLVVEHKPGRMERILSGEWVLDEVEHRRKDGSTFPLEISAGIVALEGERFILAMDRDISGRKQAEKERREREVRFRELFNNMSSGVAIYRVSPDGREFFFQDINPAGLRMAGHALEQVIGAEVREVFPRINDLGLLQVFQRVWASGRPEHHPATLYEDENLSLWVENYVCKLPSGEVVAIYDDLTQIRKEEQERARLEGQLLQSQKLEALGTLAGGIAHDFNNILAAIMGYTELARSEVSPRSRALPDLDQVLAASERARVLVRQILSFARRSQEPRSPMGLTPVIQETFRLLRATVPATVEMVLHEPLAKEQVDADPTQMHQLIMNLCTNAAQAMEDEGGQLELSLDRVELDRESAAGYADLEAGSYLRLCVNDDGPGIPPEIKGRIFEPFFTTKEPHQGTGMGLAVVHGIVAAHGGAVTVYSELGQGTTFHVYLPVYGGVEQEKVPEALPMELGGDERILFVDDEPALADLGARVLGHIGYRVESFTSPKAAWEAFAATPEGFDLVVSDYTMPKMTGQDLAGKIANLSPGTPVIICSGFNRRIDDQWLERLGVSAVLNKPLVVRELAEAVRRALDNKPKPAE